One Solanum lycopersicum chromosome 4, SLM_r2.1 DNA window includes the following coding sequences:
- the LOC112941338 gene encoding delta(12)-fatty-acid desaturase FAD2 has product MGGGGNMTKIEQKIKVPLSKPPFILSELKKAIPPHCFQRSLVRSFSYVVRDITLVFVLGYIAANYIYVLPSPYNYLGWPIYWFSLGSVFTAMWVIAHECGHHGFSNYQWIDDTVGFIFYTSICVPYFSWKYSHRRHHSNAGSLEYDEVYVPRLKSELRWFSKYFDNLPGRIIAFTTTLTVGWPSYMAINASGRPYDRFASHYNPYSPMYNNRERLLIYFSDLGLIAFIYMWYRIAMVKGLAWVVCMYVAPLEIMNILVVVLTFLNHTHALVPHYDSSEWDWLRGALATVDRDFGPLNNICHNVTNTHVLHHLFTTIPHYHAVEATKAIKPILGDYYNFDSTPVYKAIWKNINECIYVEKNEETQDRGVFWYKNKL; this is encoded by the coding sequence ATGGGAGGTGGTGGTAATATGACTAAAATTGAACAAAAGATTAAAGTACCACTATCCAAGCCCCCTTTTATACTTAGTGAACTCAAGAAGGCTATTCCTCCTCATTGCTTTCAACGATCTCTCGTTCGCTCCTTTTCCTACGTTGTTCGGGATATCACACTAGTGTTTGTATTAGGGTATATCGCTGCGAATTACATCTATGTCCTTCCATCTCCATATAATTACCTAGGATGGCCTATTTATTGGTTTTCCCTAGGAAGTGTTTTCACAGCAATGTGGGTCATTGCTCATGAAtgtggccatcatggctttagTAATTACCAATGGATAGATGACACGGTTGGTTTTATCTTCTATACCTCAATTTGTGTCCCTTACTTTTCTTGGAAATAcagtcatcgtcgtcatcactCCAATGCAGGTTCGCTTGAATATGATGAAGTCTACGTACCTAGGCTTAAATCCGAATTACGTTGGTTCTCTAAATATTTCGACAATCTACCAGGACGAATAATCGCGTTCACCACCACCCTCACGGTTGGTTGGCCTTCTTACATGGCCATCAATGCCTCCGGTAGACCTTATGATCGTTTTGCAAGTCACTATAATCCATATAGTCCAATGTATAACAATCGTGAGAGGCTACTTATCTACTTCTCAGACTTAGGTCTAATTGCATTTATTTATATGTGGTATCGTATCGCGATGGTAAAAGGGCTAGCTTGggttgtatgtatgtatgtagcACCCCTTGAAATTATGAACATACTAGTAGTGGTACTAACTTTTTTGAACCACACACATGCATTAGTCCCACATTATGATTCTTCAGAATGGGATTGGCTAAGAGGAGCTTTAGCTACTGTAGATAGAGACTTTGGTCCACTAAATAATATATGTCATAATGTTACAAATACTCATGTTTTGCATCATTTATTCACAACCATACCACATTATCATGCAGTGGAGGCAACAAAAGCTATCAAGCCAATACTTGGAGATTACTATAATTTTGATAGTACACCAGTTTATAAAGCAATATGGAAGAATATAAATGAGTGTATCTATGtggagaaaaatgaagaaactcAAGATAGAGGTGTTTTTTGGTATAAAAACAAActctaa
- the LOC101256767 gene encoding delta(12)-fatty-acid desaturase FAD2 → MGGGGNMTKIEQKIKVPLLKPPFKLSELKKAIPPHCFQRSLVRSFSYVVRDITLVFVLGYIAANYIYVLPSPYYYLAWPIYWFALGSAFTGIWVLAHECGHHGFSNYQWIDDTVGFILYTSICVPYFSWKRTHHRHHSNTGSLEYDEVYVPRLKSELQWFSKYFNNLPGRIIAFTTTLTVGWPSYMAINASGRPYDRFASHYNPYSPMYNDSERLLIYLSDLGLISMIYMWYRIAMVKGLAWVVCMYVAPLQIMSILVVVLTYLNHTHALVPHYDSSEWDWLRGTLATVDRDFGILTNVFHNVTDTHVLHHLFTTIPHYHAMEATKAIKPILGDYYNFDSTPVYKAIWKNINECIYVEKKEETQDRGVFWYKNKL, encoded by the coding sequence ATGGGAGGTGGTGGTAATATGACTAAAATTGAACAAAAGATTAAAGTACCACTATTAAAGCCCCCTTTTAAACTTAGTGAACTCAAGAAGGCTATTCCTCCTCACTGCTTTCAACGATCTCTCGTTCGCTCCTTCTCCTACGTTGTTCGTGATATCACACTAGTGTTTGTATTAGGGTATATCGCTGCGAATTACATCTATGTCCTTCCATCCCCATATTATTACCTAGCATGGCCTATTTATTGGTTTGCTCTAGGTAGTGCTTTCACAGGAATATGGGTCCTTGCTCATGAATGTGGCCACCATGGCTTTAGTAATTATCAATGGATAGATGACACGGTTGGTTTTATCTTATATACCTCGATTTGTGTGCCTTACTTTTCTTGGAAACGTACTCATCATCGTCATCACTCCAATACTGGTTCCCTTGAATATGATGAAGTCTATGTACCTAGGCTTAAATCCGAACTACAATGGTTCTCCAAATATTTCAACAATCTACCAGGACGAATAATCGCGTTCACCACCACCCTTACGGTTGGTTGGCCTTCTTACATGGCCATCAACGCCTCCGGTAGACCTTATGATCGTTTTGCAAGTCACTATAATCCATATAGTCCAATGTATAATGATAGTGAGAGGCTACTAATATACTTGTCAGACTTGGGTCTAATTTCAATGATTTATATGTGGTATCGAATCGCGATGGTAAAAGGGCTAGCTTGGGTTGTATGCATGTATGTAGCGCCCCTTCAAATAATGAGCATACTAGTAGTGGTACTAACTTATTTGAACCACACACATGCATTAGTCCCACATTATGATTCTTCAGAATGGGATTGGCTAAGAGGAACTCTAGCTACTGTAGATAGAGACTTTGGTATACTAACTAACGTTTTTCATAACGTTACAGATACTCATGTTTTGCATCATTTATTCACAACCATACCACATTATCATGCAATGGAGGCAACAAAAGCTATCAAGCCAATACTTGGAGATTACTATAATTTTGATAGTACACCAGTTTATAAAGCGATATGGAAGAATATAAATGAGTGCATCTATGtggaaaaaaaggaagaaactcAAGATAGAGGTGTTTTTTGGTATAAAAACAAACTCTAA